From a region of the Helianthus annuus cultivar XRQ/B chromosome 5, HanXRQr2.0-SUNRISE, whole genome shotgun sequence genome:
- the LOC110940124 gene encoding F-box/LRR-repeat protein 15, producing MKIWCCLCFGEEEEEEEFRSREMMRDEDDEMKLLGEGCSRTTAEVDLNLSLGGESESSAAVAAIERDDVDRDSQSKRPKVHSLALDCDSFLLSDSFRESRPFSVTEKEYECLASDENESSFMSDSWRMEEDENVSPEIEDLEVRMDLTDDLLHMVFSFLDHINLCRAAKVCKQWRVASAHEDFWRLLSFENSNISPQQFEDMCHRYPNATHVNINGSPAIHTLVMQAISSLRNLEYLTLGKGQLGETFFQALTDCTMLKSLTVTDAILGNGIQEIPIYHDSLQHIHIVKCRVVRISVRCPQLQTLSLKRSSMAHAVLNCPLLHDLDIASCHKLLDAAIRSAVTSCPLLESLDMSNCSCVSDETLREISITCGNLHILNASYCPNISLESVRLPMLTVLKLHSCEGITSASMAAIAYSYMLEVLELDNCSLLTSVFLDLPRLQNVRLVHCRKFVDLSLRSLVLLSIKVSNCPSLQRINIVSNSLQKLVLQKQESLSCLELQCQSLQEVDLTDCESLTNSICEVFSDGSGCPMLKSLILDNCESLTAVEFRSNSLTSLSLAGCRGITSLELTCPYLEQVSLDGCDHLERAICSPVGLRSLNLGICPKLNTLKIEAPTMALLELKGCGVLSEASINCPLLTSLDASFCSQLKDDCLSATTASCPLIESLILMSCTSVGSDGLASLRRLPNLTSLDLSYTFLTNLQPVFDSCFQLKVLKLQACKYLTDSSLEPLYKNGALPTLRELDLSYGSLCQASIEELLACCTHLTHVSLNGCVNMHDLIWSFSVDRVYQRFLQNLNCVGCPNIKKVLIPSIAHFSNLSSLNMSLSVYLKEVDVACSNLCFLNLSNCSSLEILRLDCPRLTSLFLQSCNISEAAVESAISHCNMLETLDVRFCQKISPASVGKLRTACPSLKRIFSSMVPI from the exons ATGAAGATTTGGTGTTGTTTATGTTTCggcgaagaagaagaagaagaggaattTAGGAGCAGAGAGATGATgagggatgaagatgatgaaatgAAGTTGTTAGGGGAGGGTTGTTCTAGAACTACTGCAGAGGTTGATTTGAATTTGAGTTTAGGCGGAGAGTCCGAGTCTTCGGCAGCTGTGGCTGCGATTGAACGAGATGATGTTGATCGCGATTCGCAGAGTAAACGGCCCAAAGTTCATTCTCTTGCACT GGATTGTGATAGCTTTCTTTTATCTGATTCGTTTCGAGAAAGTAGGCCCTTTAGTGTGACTGAGAAAGAGTACGAATGTTTGGCGTCCGATGAAAATGAGAGTTCTTTCATGTCGGATAGTTGGAGAATGGAAGAAGATGAGAATGTATCGCCAGAGATAGAAGATTTAGAAGTTAGAATGGATCTTACAGATGACTTGTTGCATATG GTGTTTTCTTTCTTGGACCACATTAATCTTTGTAGAGCGGCTAAGGTTTGCAAGCAGTGGCGTGTAGCTAGTGCACATGAAGATTTCTGGAGGTTATTAAGTTTTGAGAACAGTAACATATCACCACAACAAT TTGAAGACATGTGCCATCGATATCCAAATGCTACTCATGTAAACATTAATGGGTCGCCAGCTATTCACACACTTGTGATGCAAGCGATTTCTTCCTTAAG GAATCTTGAGTATTTAACCTTGGGAAAAGGACAGTTAGGGGAGACATTTTTCCAAGCTTTAACCGACTGCACTATGCTAAAGAGTTTAACCGTGACTGATGCTATTCTCGGTAATGGCATCCAGGAGATACCGATATACCACGATAGCTTGCAACACATTCATATCGTGAAATGCCGTGTGGTCCGTATTTCCGTCAG GTGTCCCCAACTTCAGACTCTATCGTTGAAGCGAAGCAGCATGGCTCATGCTGTACTGAACTGCCCTCTTTTGCACGATCTTGATATAGCATCTTGTCACAAGCTTCTAGATGCTGCGATTAGGTCAGCGGTGACATCATGTCCTCTCTTGGAGTCACTGGATATGTCTAACTGTTCTTGTGTTAGTGATGAAACACTACGTGAAATTTCGATTACGTGCGGAAATCTTCATATCCTGAATGCATCATACTGTCCAAACATCTCCCTTGAG TCTGTAAGGTTGCCTATGCTAACCGTTCTCAAGCTTCATAGCTGTGAAGGCATAACTTCTGCTTCTATGGCTGCCATAGCATATAGCTATATGTTGGAG GTTTTGGAGCTTGATAATTGCAGTTTGTTGACATCCGTCTTCTTGGATCTTCCTCGCTTGCAGAATGTCAGACTCGTACATTGCCGCAA ATTTGTGGACTTGAGTTTAAGAAGTCTGGTATTGTTGTCCATTAAAGTCTCCAACTGTCCTTCACTCCAGCGAATCAACATAGTATCGAACTCATTGCAA AAACTAGTTTTGCAAAAACAGGAAAGCTTAAGTTGTTTGGAGTTGCAATGCCAGTCTCTACAAGAAGTTGACCTCACCGACTGTGAATCTTTGACGAATTCGATCTGTGAGGTTTTTAGTGATGGCAGTGGATGCCCCATGCTCAAATCATTGATTCTTGATAACTGTGAG AGCTTGACAGCTGTTGAATTCCGTAGCAATTCGTTAACTAGTCTCTCTCTTGCTGGTTGTCGTGGCATTACGTCCCTTGAACTAACTTGCCCGTATCTTGAACAAGTGTCGTTGGATGGATGCGATCATCTTGAAAGAGCAATCTGTAGTCCAGTTGGCCTTCGATCTCTTAATTTGGGAATTTGTCCAAAGTTAAACACACTCAAGATCGAAGCACCGACTATGGCGTTGCTTGAACTCAAAGGCTGTGGTGTCCTATCAGAAGCATCTATAAACTGCCCACTGTTAACATCTCTAGATGCTTCCTTTTGCAG CCAACTGAAGGATGACTGCTTATCTGCAACTACCGCCTCGTGTCCCCTCATTGAATCACTAATTCTGATGTCGTGCACATCTGTCGGTTCCGATGGACTTGCATCTCTTCGTCGGCTTCCAAATTTGACATCACTTGATCTTTCCTACACGTTTTTAACCAACTTGCAACCTGTATTCGATTCTTGTTTCCAGTTAAAG GTTTTGAAATTGCAAGCATGCAAATATCTCACCGACTCATCACTTGAACCTCTTTACAAAAACGGGGCCCTCCCTACACTGCGTGAATTAGACCTATCATACGGGAGTCTGTGTCAGGCTTCCATAGAAGAGCTGCTTGCTTGCTGTACTCATTTAACTCATGTCAGTTTGAACGGGTGTGTGAATATGCATGACCTAATCTGGAGTTTTAGTGTTGATCGTGTGTATCAGCGTTTCCTCCAAAACCTCAACTGTGTTGGTTGCCCAAACATCAAGAAAGTACTCATCCCCTCGATCGCTCATTTTTCTAATTTATCGTCGTTAAACATGTCGCTATCTGTGTATCTGAAAGAAGTTGACGTGGCATGTTCTAATTTGTGCTTTCTCAATCTAAG CAATTGCAGCTCATTGGAAATCTTGAGGCTCGACTGCCCACGATTAACCAGCCTCTTTCTGCAG TCTTGCAATATTAGCGAGGCAGCTGTCGAGTCCGCTATATCGCATTGTAACATGCTTGAGACACTAGATGTCCGTTTTTGTCAAAAA ATAAGCCCAGCGAGCGTGGGAAAACTACGGACTGCGTGCCCTAGCTTGAAGCGCATATTCAGCAGCATGGTGCCGATTTAA